One genomic window of Pseudoxanthomonas sp. includes the following:
- a CDS encoding ShlB/FhaC/HecB family hemolysin secretion/activation protein: MAVLALSSAAAAQEPPQGQPGTDQVPALAQRDQAPATLLAVRGFAVEGVGPHSGGDITQAGVQKIADAKFEALAEGHSEARLRFDQLQAVANAVTAAYRKAGYVVATAIIPVQTIGADRIVRLQVIEGRIGKVIVQGTTHYDPDVIAAALNRLQGRALRAQEVSSAMLYAHDLPGVSVSSILQPGQNDGETDLVLTAQEEKHPVSFDLGVNNYGTELTGKYRALAGVTWDNPIGRGDRLAASFAYAFEPESTRQGALSYSVPISPVPGLSFLAGYSRSELQVNTGLFSVLGIQGPSSNTYVGADWKFVNTSTLQMQGSFRYLRERSQLSALGEVLSDLQFDAAELGFAMRRTDVRWRGVDLLTLSVRQAVDDQSRRPDDLYPDHDSRFLVMRASYSRLQYLAPTQRLVLRVSGQYTRDALTPMEQFALGGPDNVRAYPLADALGDRAWAGSLEYHVDAPGFADRTSPFNGRPWRDLLEFSVFADHGQADPVGANDTSAHPSVRFGGVGVGASFRLPQTHNLQLDLTASVPTTSTDASDGKDGVRVYARFGMTF; encoded by the coding sequence ATGGCGGTGCTTGCCTTGAGCAGCGCCGCTGCAGCGCAGGAACCGCCCCAAGGCCAGCCCGGGACCGATCAGGTTCCAGCCCTGGCCCAGCGCGACCAGGCGCCGGCCACGCTGTTGGCGGTCCGCGGGTTTGCCGTCGAAGGTGTCGGCCCGCACTCTGGCGGTGACATCACCCAGGCCGGCGTGCAGAAGATCGCCGATGCCAAGTTCGAAGCGCTGGCTGAAGGCCATTCCGAAGCACGGCTGCGCTTCGATCAATTGCAGGCAGTAGCCAATGCGGTGACCGCGGCCTATCGCAAGGCGGGGTATGTGGTGGCCACCGCCATCATCCCCGTGCAGACCATCGGTGCCGATCGCATCGTTCGATTGCAGGTCATCGAAGGCAGGATCGGCAAGGTGATCGTGCAGGGCACCACGCATTACGATCCCGATGTCATCGCGGCTGCGCTCAACCGGCTGCAGGGGCGGGCGCTGCGGGCCCAGGAGGTGTCTTCGGCGATGCTCTACGCCCATGACCTCCCTGGCGTGTCGGTGTCATCGATCCTGCAGCCAGGCCAGAACGATGGTGAAACTGATCTGGTGCTGACCGCACAGGAAGAGAAGCACCCGGTCAGCTTCGACCTTGGCGTCAACAACTACGGCACGGAACTGACCGGGAAATACCGCGCGCTGGCCGGTGTGACCTGGGACAACCCGATCGGGCGTGGCGATCGGCTGGCTGCCAGCTTCGCCTACGCGTTCGAGCCGGAATCCACGCGCCAGGGCGCCTTGTCCTACAGCGTTCCCATCTCGCCGGTACCGGGCCTGTCGTTCCTGGCCGGTTACTCGCGCAGCGAGCTGCAGGTCAACACGGGTCTGTTCTCCGTGCTGGGCATCCAGGGGCCAAGCAGCAACACGTACGTCGGTGCCGACTGGAAGTTCGTCAATACCTCCACGCTGCAGATGCAGGGCTCGTTCCGCTACCTGCGCGAACGATCACAACTCAGTGCCTTGGGTGAGGTCTTGTCGGACCTGCAGTTCGATGCGGCCGAGCTTGGGTTTGCGATGCGCCGTACCGATGTGCGCTGGCGAGGGGTCGACTTGCTGACGCTCAGCGTGCGCCAGGCCGTGGATGACCAGTCGCGCAGGCCCGATGACCTGTATCCGGATCACGACAGTCGTTTTCTGGTCATGCGTGCGTCCTACAGCCGCCTGCAATACCTGGCGCCGACCCAGCGACTGGTGCTGCGCGTTTCCGGCCAGTACACCCGCGACGCACTGACGCCGATGGAGCAGTTCGCACTGGGAGGGCCGGACAACGTACGTGCGTATCCGTTGGCCGATGCGTTGGGAGATCGTGCCTGGGCCGGCTCGCTGGAGTATCACGTCGATGCCCCTGGCTTTGCCGATCGCACCTCGCCCTTCAACGGCCGGCCATGGCGGGACCTGCTGGAATTCAGCGTGTTTGCCGACCACGGACAGGCTGATCCGGTGGGTGCCAACGACACCAGTGCACATCCGTCCGTGCGCTTTGGCGGTGTCGGCGTGGGGGCGAGCTTCCGTTTGCCGCAGACCCACAACCTGCAGCTCGACCTGACCGCTTCGGTCCCCACCACCAGTACCGATGCCAGTGACGGCAAGGACGGCGTGCGTGTCTACGCGCGCTTCGGCATGACGTTCTGA
- a CDS encoding protein kinase, with protein sequence MSEEPISVADLVNALGHGHMDLQHVLAALTARGMLPRREIDEGMQTVWRLREEQMLDEISVTTLLDRLRAASYEPVEPVDDDATVVAPSVRGASAPSMPADQEDDVTRVAPAMTAAGDPRASTGTGSGTGTEGVSEWKAVAKVAVVRSVGAGDLLKGRFQLERELGRGGMGVVWLARDERKIEARDRDPFVAVKVLSDEFRRHPDSLVALQREARRSQQLAHDNIVRVYDFDKDGAIVYMTMEYVDGSDLKTLIREQAFNGLSLAKAWPLIEGVSRALARAHAAGIVHSDFKPGNVMVTRDGVPKVFDFGIARAGKHAGDAEGEQTVFDASTLGALTPAYASLEMIRGEQPGPRDDIYALGCVCYELLTGKHPFGKVSAEVALREGRTPPLVPGLTRRQQRTLAQSVAFEAKGRLADVQSLLDGMRQVPLRERAMPLAAAGGGALLVIGGAVWAGMGWFHQRNLAAMIAAFDPSDPKHYRDEAAAQDALDGLSSSDRRDVLADHAQTVIGFLMARLDALWNPAQGHFEYRRAQDVFALRDRLRLYSPELDARKLRVEQERDRELNRLDSQVEQRIAAGALFPDQHDNVLDSLRIVGEIDPDSALLHNPQLEAAYDAAVQSSLQAGNLGAATQQLSVAQQRFPDSLPLQLRQSQLVEQRALAEAVTARAPAQDARAARTQLQQLLDKPDFTVQWQQQVASALDALKASGQPVDPAELQALASGIVGLISSRTAPADLARAQALAAFGLAEVPADAALQAQQQRLQQAGQSLDQLLARDRASAEIAARTESLRRAAAAGDLEKARQAYARLVALQPDGEFVKGAGADLLAQAHVAAADGKAASGDYAGAAAIMRDAISLLPGRKALVAAQERDTLVADILANARAPAEQRRQQLLTRLQVAWRDDARGMGALESQMKAGGQLPQGSLEALLQAQAGSAESRDQVAPDAASGRPAARTPAGKRPERGSAGATASTAAGTAATATVNEDDLPLPPVPDGPDPCGQAGLAGSAKACFDQLGDGQRGPMLVVVPGMGGGKRYALSRGEITVDDFNAYCKASGRCNVRSLADPSLGRLPVTNVSLGQARAYARWLIRTTDGWRYRLPTDAEWLYAAQAAQDWKQAPDSNCVPPTASTGSDAPVSIRGRQPNPWGLVNMSGNVWEWTVDGNKTKVRGGSFASFWSDCSVASVRQDGGNTQPDVGFRVLRELK encoded by the coding sequence GTGAGCGAAGAACCGATCAGCGTTGCCGACCTGGTGAACGCCCTTGGGCATGGGCACATGGATCTGCAGCACGTGCTTGCAGCGTTGACTGCACGCGGCATGCTTCCGCGTCGCGAGATCGATGAAGGCATGCAAACGGTGTGGCGCTTGCGGGAAGAACAGATGCTCGACGAGATTTCGGTGACCACGCTACTCGATCGCCTGCGGGCTGCTTCGTATGAGCCGGTGGAACCGGTGGATGACGACGCCACGGTCGTGGCGCCTTCCGTGCGCGGGGCCAGCGCGCCGTCGATGCCGGCCGATCAGGAAGACGATGTCACCCGCGTGGCGCCGGCGATGACCGCTGCCGGCGACCCGCGCGCTTCCACCGGCACCGGGAGTGGCACGGGGACCGAAGGCGTCAGCGAATGGAAGGCGGTGGCCAAGGTCGCGGTGGTCCGCAGCGTCGGCGCGGGCGACCTGCTCAAGGGGCGCTTCCAGCTGGAGCGCGAGCTTGGGCGCGGCGGCATGGGGGTCGTCTGGCTAGCGCGGGACGAGCGCAAGATCGAAGCCCGCGATCGCGATCCTTTCGTCGCGGTGAAAGTGCTTTCGGACGAATTCCGCCGTCACCCGGATTCGCTGGTGGCCCTGCAGCGCGAGGCGCGCCGTTCGCAGCAACTGGCGCATGACAACATCGTGCGGGTCTATGACTTCGACAAGGACGGCGCCATCGTCTACATGACGATGGAGTACGTCGATGGCAGCGACCTCAAGACATTGATCCGCGAACAGGCCTTCAATGGCCTGTCCCTGGCCAAGGCATGGCCGCTGATCGAAGGCGTTTCCCGGGCGCTCGCGCGCGCCCACGCGGCGGGCATCGTCCATTCGGATTTCAAGCCGGGCAACGTCATGGTCACCCGCGACGGTGTGCCCAAGGTGTTCGACTTCGGCATCGCCCGGGCCGGCAAGCATGCAGGTGATGCCGAGGGCGAGCAGACCGTGTTCGATGCCTCCACGCTGGGCGCATTGACGCCTGCATATGCGAGCCTGGAGATGATTCGTGGCGAGCAGCCCGGGCCGCGCGATGACATCTATGCGTTGGGATGCGTGTGCTACGAACTGCTGACCGGCAAGCATCCCTTTGGCAAGGTCAGCGCGGAAGTGGCCCTGCGTGAGGGGCGGACGCCACCGCTGGTTCCCGGGCTGACGCGACGGCAGCAACGCACGCTGGCCCAGTCGGTGGCATTCGAGGCAAAGGGTCGCCTGGCTGACGTGCAGTCCCTGCTCGATGGGATGCGCCAGGTGCCGCTGCGCGAGCGCGCGATGCCACTGGCGGCGGCCGGCGGTGGTGCGTTGCTGGTGATCGGCGGCGCCGTCTGGGCAGGGATGGGCTGGTTTCACCAGCGGAATCTGGCGGCGATGATCGCGGCCTTCGATCCATCGGACCCGAAGCACTATCGGGACGAGGCCGCGGCGCAGGATGCACTGGACGGCCTGTCCAGCAGCGACCGTCGCGACGTGCTGGCCGATCATGCCCAGACTGTGATTGGTTTCCTCATGGCACGGCTGGATGCGTTGTGGAATCCGGCGCAAGGGCATTTCGAATATCGGCGTGCGCAGGATGTTTTTGCGTTGCGTGACAGGTTGCGCCTGTATTCGCCGGAACTGGACGCGCGCAAGCTGCGCGTCGAGCAGGAGCGCGATCGGGAACTGAACCGGCTGGATAGCCAGGTCGAACAGCGCATCGCCGCGGGTGCTTTGTTCCCCGATCAGCACGACAACGTGCTCGACAGTCTGCGGATCGTGGGCGAGATCGATCCGGACAGCGCGCTGTTGCATAACCCGCAGTTGGAAGCGGCTTATGACGCGGCGGTCCAGTCCAGCCTGCAGGCCGGGAATCTGGGTGCCGCCACGCAGCAGTTGAGCGTCGCGCAGCAGCGTTTCCCGGACTCGCTGCCGCTGCAGCTACGGCAATCGCAGTTGGTCGAACAACGCGCATTGGCGGAAGCGGTCACCGCGCGCGCACCGGCCCAGGACGCGCGTGCCGCACGCACCCAGTTGCAGCAGTTGCTTGACAAGCCGGACTTCACGGTGCAATGGCAGCAACAAGTGGCCAGCGCACTGGACGCGCTCAAGGCGTCCGGGCAACCGGTCGATCCGGCGGAACTGCAAGCGCTCGCCAGCGGCATCGTGGGCTTGATCTCCAGCCGTACTGCGCCTGCTGATCTGGCCCGCGCGCAGGCATTGGCCGCCTTCGGCCTGGCCGAGGTGCCTGCCGATGCGGCGCTGCAGGCGCAGCAACAACGGCTGCAGCAGGCAGGGCAGTCGCTGGATCAGCTGCTGGCCCGTGACCGTGCAAGTGCTGAGATTGCCGCGCGGACCGAGTCCCTGCGCCGCGCCGCGGCGGCAGGTGATCTGGAGAAAGCGCGTCAGGCATACGCACGTCTGGTCGCGCTCCAGCCTGACGGCGAATTCGTGAAAGGCGCGGGGGCCGACCTGTTGGCCCAGGCGCATGTCGCTGCTGCGGACGGGAAGGCCGCCAGCGGCGACTACGCCGGGGCTGCGGCGATCATGCGCGACGCGATCAGCCTGCTACCGGGGCGCAAGGCATTGGTTGCCGCGCAGGAACGCGACACGCTGGTGGCTGACATCCTGGCCAATGCCCGGGCACCGGCCGAACAGCGCCGGCAGCAACTGCTGACGCGCCTGCAGGTGGCATGGCGCGACGATGCCCGCGGCATGGGGGCGCTCGAATCCCAGATGAAGGCAGGCGGCCAATTGCCGCAAGGCAGTCTGGAGGCGCTCCTGCAGGCGCAGGCCGGGAGCGCTGAATCGCGTGATCAGGTCGCTCCCGATGCTGCGTCGGGCAGGCCTGCGGCCAGGACCCCGGCGGGCAAACGCCCGGAGCGTGGAAGCGCAGGCGCGACGGCCTCCACCGCCGCGGGCACCGCCGCCACCGCGACCGTCAACGAGGACGACCTGCCGCTGCCGCCGGTGCCTGATGGCCCAGACCCCTGTGGGCAGGCCGGATTGGCGGGCTCGGCCAAGGCCTGTTTCGATCAGCTCGGTGATGGCCAGCGCGGCCCCATGCTCGTGGTCGTCCCCGGGATGGGTGGTGGCAAGCGCTACGCACTTTCGCGTGGCGAAATCACCGTCGATGACTTCAATGCCTATTGCAAGGCCAGCGGAAGATGCAACGTGCGCTCGCTGGCTGATCCATCGCTGGGACGCTTGCCCGTAACCAACGTCAGCCTGGGACAGGCGCGTGCCTATGCACGGTGGCTGATCCGTACCACCGACGGTTGGCGTTATCGCCTGCCGACCGATGCCGAATGGCTGTACGCCGCCCAGGCCGCACAGGACTGGAAACAGGCGCCAGACAGCAACTGCGTTCCGCCGACCGCCAGCACGGGCAGTGATGCCCCGGTTTCCATTCGCGGACGTCAGCCCAATCCCTGGGGGTTGGTGAACATGAGCGGCAACGTGTGGGAGTGGACCGTCGATGGGAACAAGACCAAGGTGCGCGGCGGCAGCTTCGCCAGCTTCTGGAGCGACTGCAGCGTGGCCAGCGTGAGGCAGGATGGCGGCAATACCCAGCCGGATGTCGGCTTCCGCGTGCTGAGGGAGTTGAAGTGA
- a CDS encoding PP2C family serine/threonine-protein phosphatase, translated as MSHHCRSAGQSETGKVRRHNEDAILVREDAGLWVVADGLGGHAAGDLASGMIVDRLAALPRRGQLSDFIDAIEDALVQINAELLQIARHRQVDIIGSTVVVLVWDRDVMACGWAGDSRAYGSAGGPLRQITRDHVTGARDDQTQFSGTPEQGPPGALTRAVGAQEALYVDWVLVPADPGARYLLCSDGINKEIDDEELAFEFGRIRDPAAAVDRLFQLALGRKGRDNVSAVVVSVED; from the coding sequence ATGAGTCATCACTGTCGTTCTGCGGGACAGAGCGAGACCGGCAAGGTCCGGCGCCACAATGAAGACGCCATCCTCGTGCGCGAGGACGCCGGCCTGTGGGTGGTCGCCGATGGGCTCGGTGGGCATGCAGCGGGTGACCTGGCCAGCGGCATGATCGTCGATCGGCTGGCGGCGCTGCCGCGCCGTGGCCAGCTCAGCGACTTCATCGATGCGATCGAGGACGCGCTTGTACAGATCAACGCCGAACTGCTGCAGATCGCGCGCCATCGGCAGGTCGACATCATCGGCTCCACCGTGGTGGTGCTGGTCTGGGACAGGGACGTCATGGCTTGTGGTTGGGCCGGTGACAGCCGTGCCTATGGAAGCGCTGGTGGCCCGTTGCGCCAGATCACGCGCGACCACGTCACCGGTGCGCGCGATGACCAGACCCAGTTTTCCGGCACGCCGGAACAAGGCCCGCCGGGTGCGCTGACGCGCGCCGTCGGCGCGCAGGAAGCGTTGTACGTCGACTGGGTGCTGGTTCCGGCCGATCCGGGTGCGCGATACCTGCTGTGCTCGGACGGGATCAACAAGGAAATCGACGACGAGGAGCTGGCGTTCGAGTTCGGACGAATACGCGACCCGGCCGCGGCCGTGGATCGCTTGTTCCAGCTCGCCTTGGGGCGAAAGGGCCGGGACAACGTCTCGGCCGTGGTGGTGAGTGTGGAGGATTGA
- the tagF gene encoding type VI secretion system-associated protein TagF — MSQHGAGFFGKLPCAGDFLQRRLPPSFVEPWDGHLSGLLAGAKECHGPSWTQAYAIGPLLAFVLAPGVCGAAGWAGVTAPATDRVGRMFPMTVAAVPAQGHADAGWFTGAALLLTEALANPALDLDGFDRRVLALGQPRHPLPVSGGLWWPVLPAAERGPQFLLEGLPSLPIYLDWHKAVAAPAVGHDDITERIA; from the coding sequence ATGAGCCAGCATGGCGCGGGCTTTTTCGGCAAGCTGCCGTGCGCGGGCGACTTCCTGCAGCGCCGCTTGCCCCCGAGCTTCGTCGAGCCTTGGGATGGGCATCTGTCCGGCCTGCTGGCAGGGGCAAAGGAATGTCACGGGCCGTCCTGGACGCAGGCATATGCGATTGGGCCATTGCTTGCCTTCGTGCTCGCGCCAGGCGTCTGCGGCGCGGCGGGCTGGGCTGGCGTGACGGCGCCGGCGACCGATCGCGTCGGGCGCATGTTTCCCATGACGGTGGCCGCCGTGCCTGCGCAGGGCCACGCCGATGCGGGCTGGTTTACCGGTGCGGCCCTGCTGCTGACCGAGGCGCTGGCCAATCCAGCGCTGGACCTGGACGGCTTCGACAGGCGCGTGCTCGCCCTGGGGCAGCCGCGGCATCCGCTGCCGGTGTCCGGGGGCTTGTGGTGGCCTGTCCTGCCTGCGGCAGAACGGGGCCCGCAGTTCCTGCTGGAGGGCCTGCCCTCCCTCCCGATCTATCTCGATTGGCACAAGGCCGTGGCTGCACCTGCAGTTGGTCACGATGACATCACGGAGCGCATCGCATGA